From the Thermosynechococcus sp. genome, the window TAGATGACACTTTGCGCCTAAATATTCGCAGTTTTTTTTCAGCGCAACTGTTTCTGGGGCTGTTTATGTTTCTTGCCCTCATTCCCTTTATGGTTGCCCTGCAGGTTAATTTTGGCTTTCTGTTTGCCCTTATCATTGGAGTTGCCCAGTTAATTCCTGTGGTAGGGGCAACGCTGGGGATTGGTTTTGTCACCCTGCTCATTCTCTTTCAGGATGCGTGGCTGGCTTTGAATATTTTCCTGATTGCTGTGGTTTTGCAACAGATTAAGGACAATGTGCTCGCCCCCAAGTTATTGGGGAATTTGATGGGACTCAACCCCCTCTGGCAGTTTATTGCCCTGCTCATTGGCGCACGGGTGGCAGGTTTCTTGGGAATTTTACTGGCGATTCCCCTAGCAGCAACAGTCAAGATGGTTCTGGAGTCGCCTCCTGCTCCGGAGGCCTAGCTGACGGCCGGGATTGGAAAGTTTTGATCAACGCACACACCCCATGGCCAAAAACATTCATGGTAATGGCGTTTGTGCCACCACCAATGACCCCACCAATCAAGGGCAGGGCCCGAACCATCACACTTTTGCTAGCAACTCTGCCAATAATCCGTTGAGCTAGGGGCCGCGGTAGCTGTTGTATTACTTTTTGCAGCAATTGGGGGAAGTTTTTTTTTACTGACCGTCTGACGACGGTGCTGAAAACTTGCCGACACAATTCGGCGCCAAAGTAGTCTGCGAGCTGATTAGCGGTAACTCCAGAGGCGACGGCAATCAGCACCCTCAGCACATTTTCATCTTCAACATCTAGGCCATAGATGGTAAAGAGGGCTGCTGTGAGCTTTGTTTGCGAATAGGCAAAATAGCTAAGATCCGGTATCAGGCCGAACCAACCCATCAGGCCAGTGACCACACCAGTGCCAAAGGACCAGAAACTGGCCTCGTAAATGGCATGATTGGCCATGCGATCGCGATCGCCCTGCCATTGAGGATCGCGGATAAACTGGTGTCCCCATTCTTGCCCCTCCTGTACAGCGTCGCGCAGGCAGGCCCAAGAGTTGAGCAGACCGGCCCAAGAGAAGTCAGCTTGCTGGGTCATAGGCACCCTCTGGATGGGGGATGGTTTACTGATTTATGTTATCCATTGGTTATTCATTGGTGAATTGCGGATATGCACGCCAAGCTAATAGATGACTATTTGGGCACCGCTGCCGTGAGTACCTCGTGTCCCGCAGCTGTGACAAGGACATCGTCTTCAATGCGCACCCCAATGCCGCGCCAGCGATCGCCAATCTCCGGTTGACCTTCGGCTGGCGTTGCTTCAGGGTGAATATAGATGCCCGGCTCCACGGTCAACACTTGCCCCGGCTGGAGGGTTACCCATGTCTCCTTGTTGTGCTTGTATAGACCGACATCGTGGACATCGAGCCCCAGCCAGTGACCGGTACCATGCATAAAGAAGGTGCGGTACTTCTGGGTCTGATTCTCTTTCCCTTCATTGATGAGGGCTTCAATTTCGCCGCGCAGCAGGCCAAGGTCAACCAAGCCTTCAACAATCACTCGCACAGCCGCATCGTGGATTTGGTTGTAGGTATTCCCCGGTCGCACCTGCGCAATCGCCGCTTTTTGGGCAGCGAGGACAATATCATAAATCGCCTTTTGTTCGCCGGTAAACTGGCCACTCACAGGAAAGGTGCGGGTAATATCGGCGTTGTAGTAACGATAGGCACAGCCCGCGTCAATCAGGAGCAAGTCTCCTGCTGCCATTTGCCGTTGGTTTTCGGTGTAGTGGAGCACACAGGCATTCGGACCTGAGGCAACAATTGAAGGATAAGCAGGGCCATCGCCCCCCCGCAGGCGAAACACATGTTCTATCTCTGCTTGGATCTCGTATTCCCAGCGCCCCGGAGCAGCCAGTTCTCGCGCCCGTTGATGGGCTTCGACAGTGATGGCGATCGCCTGCCGCAGCAACGCCAATTCTGCTGCCGACTTAATTTGGCGCATGGGTGCCAAGAGAATACTGGGATCGGCGATCGCCCGCGGACCGGTGCCCCGTTTCGGTAGCGTCGCCAGCAGCCGCTGGTAGTGCTTGAGAATCAGTTGATTAAAACACTCGTTGTGACCAAAGTGGTAGTACAGCGGATCCCCCGTCTCCAAATAGCGGGGCAGGTGCTCCTCTAGCTCACCAATGGGATATACGGCATCGGCGCCTAACTCCTCCTTGGCCGCGTCTACGCCAAGGCGTGCCCCTGTCCAAATCTCTTGGCTGAGATCCTTGGGCTGCACAAAGAGCACATAGCGGTGCTCACTGTGGTTGGGCGCAAAAACAGCAACCGCCTCTGGCTCATTAAAACCCGTGAGATAGTAAAAATTACTCTCTTGGCGAAAGTTGTAGTGCACATCATTGTGCATGATGGCGCGCGGGGCGCTGCAAAAAACAGCGACACCGCTGCCCAACTTTTCTAAAAACTGCTCTCGCCGCTGCTGATACTCTGCCTTGATCATGTTTTCTCAGGAGGGGTAATGCCCGAGGACAACCCCCTTGAAAAGGGCCTGGTGGGGGCGGAGGGACTTGAACCCTCACGACTTGTTTAAGGTCAGCGGATTTTCATCCTCCTGCCGCTTTCGCGACCACCCCTTGGGTGTTGAGGATTGGACTCTCCCTTTACCCGCGTAGAGGACCTACGGTAGGGTAGCTCCCGTCGAGTCTCTGCACCTTCCGTTTCCGCAGGTATGCTCCTGGGAAACGGCTTGGCTCAGGATTGCCATATTTGCGCTATGGGCAAACGTAGGTTTCCCTGAATTTGAGAGCCTTCACTTAATAGATTTCTCTACTAAGGCTCAATTGCTTAAGTCCGCAGCGTCTACCATTCCGCCACGCCCCCTTAAATACCGCTACTATACCACCTTGGCTTTGGGGGATGCAATTCCTACTGGCGTTGGTAATAAGCCCGCAAACCCTCCAGAAGAACCTGATTTTCGCTGTCACGGCGCACCGCTACCCGGAAGTAAGAGGCACCCAATTCGGGAAAGCTGCAACAATCGCGAATTAAGATGCGATGCTGCTGCAGGAGGTAGGTTTGCAGGGACAAAATGGAGCCGGTTGCTTGAATGAGTAAAAAGTTTGCCTTGCTGTTGGTCACCACCTTTAGTTCGGGCAAAGCGTTCAGCGCAGCGGCAAAGGCATGGCGGGCGGGTGGCAGCCACTGCCATGTGTGCTCCTGAAAGGGGCGATCCCCTAAAGCCGTAACGCCAGCGATGATGGCCAGACTGTTCACACTCCAGGGATCCCGCCATGCTCGCCAGCACTGCCAACGTTCGGGCGAGGAGAGGGCATACCCTAGACGCAGACCCGCTAGACCATAGAACTTCGTCAGCGATCGCAGAACAATTAGATTGGGGTACTCAGGCACAGCCGCGATTAGAGACTCGTTTGCCGCCGGCGGCAAAAAGTCCATAAAGGCCTCATCCACCACCACTAAGGCACCTGTCTCTAGCAGGGGTTGGAGATGACTCCGCGACCAGAGATGCCCACTGGGGTTATGGGGGTTGTTGACAATGATGGCATCTCCCGGCGTCAGTTCTGGTAAAACCTCTGAGAAATTGTTTTGTACCTGTGGCAAAGGAAGGGGAACCAGTGTACTGTCAAAGGCCGCCACTGCCCGCCGATAGTCGGCAAAGGCAGGAACAACCACAAAGACGCGCTGCCGCTGCCCACATTCACGCCCCACCCAGGTCAACAACTCCGCTGCACCATTCCCCACCAAAAAATAATCCTTAGGCAGCCGATGAAGGGTAGTCAGCGCCGCCACCAAAGGACGGCAATCGGGATCGGGATAGTCGCGAATTGTGGCAAGAGACGCCTGCAGGGCAGCAATCACTGACTTTGGCGGACCCCAAGGGTTGAGACTAGCAGAGAAATCCAAAATCTCATCGGGGGCACACCTCGCGATCGCTGCCGCCCAAGCTAAATTGCCACCGTGGCGCGGGGGATGCAACCTATTTTTTCTTGCCTTTGGCCGCTGGTTCCGCCGCCGCAGGAGGCGCAACTTTTTCTTTGAAGAGTTTCCCTGCTGAAAAGGCGGGAACGGTAGTTGCTGGGATTTGCATTTTTTCCTTGGTTTTGGGGTTGCGCCCTTCACGGGCTTTGCGCTCCCGAGGTTCAAAGGCACCAAAGCCCACCAGTGTTACTTTTTCTCCCTTGGCCACGGCCTCCATGATTTCCTCTACGGTGGCAGAGATAATTGCCTCAACTTGCTTTTTGGTGACGTTGTTGGCACTATGGGCACGATTAAACACAGCATCCACGAGCTCAGCTTTATTCATGGGGATAACTCCACAGAAACATTAAAGATTGTTTAATTGAGAAGATAATGGTGAAAGGCACGAAACCCTTGCCTCTGCTTGCTTTCAAGCCTCATTCTAGAATAGCTAGACTCCAAGTGTAACCCTGAAACCTTTAAAATATGTGCTTTTCCAGTGTTTTTATCCATTAGAAATCCCTGAAACCCTTGATTTATCAGTTCTTTGGCAGATTCTCCCTGCCTTTGAGACGGGGTTTAGGTCAGTGACAGTTGTTAGAAAAATTAACAAATGGCAGCAACCTGAGATTGAAACCTGGCTCCCACAGCACAAAAAAGCCCCCTGAAGGGGGGATGGAAAATTCACAACTTTGATGATTGGATTCAGAGATGATTGGATTCAGAAGCGTTGATCAAGGTTGATCGCGAAGAGGATGCCTGATTCACCACCTAGGCATCATCAAGGGCAGCAATACCCGGCAGTTCTTTGCCTTCGAGGAGTTCAAGGCTCGCTCCGCCACCGGTGGAAATGTGGCTCATGCGCCCGGCCACGCCAACTTTTTCCACAGCGGCCACAGAATCGCCGCCACCGATAATTGTGGAGACTCCTTGACTGGTGAGCTCGGCCAAACAGCGGGCGATCGCCTCTGTCCCCTTGGCAAATTGATCAAACTCAAACACCCCCATGGGGCCATTCCAGATCACCGTTTTGCAATCTTGGAGTGCCTCTTGGAAGCGCTTCACGGAAGCAGGCCCGATATCTAGCCCCATCCAGTTGTCAGGAATCGCTTCAATGCTGACCACTTGGCTATTAGCATCGTTGGCAAAGTTATCCGCCACCACTACATCTGTTGGCAAGAGCAACTCCACCCCTTTTTCTTGGGCCTTGGCTTCCAGGTGCTTGGCTAGCTCTAACTTGTCTTCTTCCACCAGAGACTTGCCAACATTGAGCCCCTGCGCTTTGTAGAAGGTGAAGATCATGCCACCGCCAATGAGCAATTTATCCACTTTTTCTAAAAGGGCTTCAATGACACCAATTTTAGAAGAAACTTTCGATCCCCCCACAATAGCCGCCAGGGGACGGCGGGGGTGTTCGATGGCATTTTGCAGATATTCCAGTTCTTTCTCCATCAAAAAGCCCGCCACGCAAGGACTGAGGTACTGAGTCACCCCAGCGGTTGAGGCATGGGCGCGGTGCGCAGTGCCAAAGGCATCATTGACATAGACTTCGGCACAGGCGGCTAGTTGCTTGGCAAATTCAGGATCATTTTTTTCTTCCCCCGGATGGAAGCGCACATTCTCCAGTAGGCAGACATCCCCGTTGGCCATGGCTTGGGTGTGGGCAATCACCGCATCGCCAATGCAGTCATCGAGCTTGGCCACGGGTTTGTGGAGCAGTTCTGAGAGCCGCTGGGCCACAGGGGTGAGGCGCAACCTGTCATCCACCCCCTTGGGACGGCCAAAGTGGCTGACCAGAATGACCTTTGCCCCTTTGCTGATCAGGTCTTGAATGGTGGGCAGGGCCGCACGGATACGCGTATCATCAGTGATGACGCCATTTTCATCGACGGGGACGTTAAAATCCACCCGCACGAGGACACGCTTGCCTTCTAAGTCGGCGGCGGATAACTGCGCTACGGATTTTTTAGACACGCTAGAGCCTCCTAAATGCGTTAAAAGATAGATGATAGTACTAGGGGTATAACAATCCCGGCTAGCGATGGAGTGATGCGCTACAAATCCCTCACCTGATTCTACCCAAGGGCGTGCCCTTCCACTTGACTCCCATGAGGTGAACTCTATGTTCAAAACCATTCTTTTTCCCATTGATCGTAGCCGTGACACCCAAGAAGCCATGCCCACCGTGGTTGAGATGGTGAAACTGTTCCAGAGCCAGTTGTTTCTGCTGTCGGTGGAGGAAAGCCCAGAACCTGATCCGGAGCTAGAGGCAGCGATCGCTGAATTTTTGAATCGAGTGAAGGACGCCTTTGCCCAGCACGCGATTGTGGCGGAAACCTTGCTACGGCGCGGCAAACCTGCCTTTGTGATCTGTGATGTGGCCGATGAGATCAATGCCAGTTTAATTATTATGGGCTGTCGAGGAACGGGGCTTACCCCAGAGGGGTTCCAAGAAAGTGTTAGCAACCGCGTGATTAATTTGGCGCCCTGTCCGGTCTTGATCGTGCCCTAGCGTAACTGAATCTTGCGGCGCTTGAAGTTTCGTCACAGACGGCCTAGCCGCTGGGGCGATCGCCGATGATCAAAAAAAGGAAACGTACCGGCTTATCCTGTGGTTGATCTGCATGCTGAATTCAACGGATGTGACGCCTATAGCTTCTGCCCCCGCTGCCGATCAACTGCAAGCCCTTGGGGTGTACATCACTATCCATGGCCATTTCTATCAGCCCCCCCGCGAAAATCCCTACCTCAATGCTATTGAACACCAACCCAGTGCCCAGCCATTTCACGATTGGAATGAGCGCATTTACTACGAGTGCTATCGCCCCAATGCCTTTGCGCGGATCCTCAACGATCGCGGTGAAGTCATTGATATTGTCAATAACTTTGAATACCTAAGCTTTAATATTGGCCCAACGCTCTTTAGTTGGCTTGAGCGCTACGATCTGGAGGTCTATCAGCGCATTATTGAGGCCGATCGCCACAGTTGCCAGCGCTTTAATGGCCATGGCAACGCGATCGCCCAAGTCTATAATCACATCATTCTGCCCTTGGCCAACTATCGGGATAAATTGACGCAGATTCGTTGGGGCAAGGCGGACTTTCGGCGGCGGTTTGGCCGCGAAGCGGAGGGAATGTGGCTGGCGGAAACGGCCATTGATTATGAAACCGTAGCGGCCCTGATTCAGGAGGGGATTCGCTTTACTGTTTTGGCGCCTTCCCAGGCCCAACGCTGTCGGCCGATTCTGCCTGAGGGGGATGCCGAGTGGATCGAGGTCAGCGGCAGCCAAATTGATCCAACGCGTCCCTATCGCTGCTATTTACCGGGGGGCGATCGCCAGCGGGATTACCTAGACATCTTCTTCTACGATGGTCCCATTTCGCGGGATATAGGCTTTAGTGACCTGCTCACTAGCTCGCAATTTCTGGCA encodes:
- a CDS encoding EcsC family protein, which produces MTQQADFSWAGLLNSWACLRDAVQEGQEWGHQFIRDPQWQGDRDRMANHAIYEASFWSFGTGVVTGLMGWFGLIPDLSYFAYSQTKLTAALFTIYGLDVEDENVLRVLIAVASGVTANQLADYFGAELCRQVFSTVVRRSVKKNFPQLLQKVIQQLPRPLAQRIIGRVASKSVMVRALPLIGGVIGGGTNAITMNVFGHGVCALIKTFQSRPSARPPEQEATPEPS
- a CDS encoding aminopeptidase P N-terminal domain-containing protein, with protein sequence MIKAEYQQRREQFLEKLGSGVAVFCSAPRAIMHNDVHYNFRQESNFYYLTGFNEPEAVAVFAPNHSEHRYVLFVQPKDLSQEIWTGARLGVDAAKEELGADAVYPIGELEEHLPRYLETGDPLYYHFGHNECFNQLILKHYQRLLATLPKRGTGPRAIADPSILLAPMRQIKSAAELALLRQAIAITVEAHQRARELAAPGRWEYEIQAEIEHVFRLRGGDGPAYPSIVASGPNACVLHYTENQRQMAAGDLLLIDAGCAYRYYNADITRTFPVSGQFTGEQKAIYDIVLAAQKAAIAQVRPGNTYNQIHDAAVRVIVEGLVDLGLLRGEIEALINEGKENQTQKYRTFFMHGTGHWLGLDVHDVGLYKHNKETWVTLQPGQVLTVEPGIYIHPEATPAEGQPEIGDRWRGIGVRIEDDVLVTAAGHEVLTAAVPK
- the cobD gene encoding threonine-phosphate decarboxylase CobD, which produces MHPPRHGGNLAWAAAIARCAPDEILDFSASLNPWGPPKSVIAALQASLATIRDYPDPDCRPLVAALTTLHRLPKDYFLVGNGAAELLTWVGRECGQRQRVFVVVPAFADYRRAVAAFDSTLVPLPLPQVQNNFSEVLPELTPGDAIIVNNPHNPSGHLWSRSHLQPLLETGALVVVDEAFMDFLPPAANESLIAAVPEYPNLIVLRSLTKFYGLAGLRLGYALSSPERWQCWRAWRDPWSVNSLAIIAGVTALGDRPFQEHTWQWLPPARHAFAAALNALPELKVVTNSKANFLLIQATGSILSLQTYLLQQHRILIRDCCSFPELGASYFRVAVRRDSENQVLLEGLRAYYQRQ
- a CDS encoding HU family DNA-binding protein, which gives rise to MNKAELVDAVFNRAHSANNVTKKQVEAIISATVEEIMEAVAKGEKVTLVGFGAFEPRERKAREGRNPKTKEKMQIPATTVPAFSAGKLFKEKVAPPAAAEPAAKGKKK
- a CDS encoding phosphoglycerate kinase codes for the protein MSKKSVAQLSAADLEGKRVLVRVDFNVPVDENGVITDDTRIRAALPTIQDLISKGAKVILVSHFGRPKGVDDRLRLTPVAQRLSELLHKPVAKLDDCIGDAVIAHTQAMANGDVCLLENVRFHPGEEKNDPEFAKQLAACAEVYVNDAFGTAHRAHASTAGVTQYLSPCVAGFLMEKELEYLQNAIEHPRRPLAAIVGGSKVSSKIGVIEALLEKVDKLLIGGGMIFTFYKAQGLNVGKSLVEEDKLELAKHLEAKAQEKGVELLLPTDVVVADNFANDANSQVVSIEAIPDNWMGLDIGPASVKRFQEALQDCKTVIWNGPMGVFEFDQFAKGTEAIARCLAELTSQGVSTIIGGGDSVAAVEKVGVAGRMSHISTGGGASLELLEGKELPGIAALDDA
- a CDS encoding universal stress protein, with product MFKTILFPIDRSRDTQEAMPTVVEMVKLFQSQLFLLSVEESPEPDPELEAAIAEFLNRVKDAFAQHAIVAETLLRRGKPAFVICDVADEINASLIIMGCRGTGLTPEGFQESVSNRVINLAPCPVLIVP